The following are encoded in a window of uncultured Sphaerochaeta sp. genomic DNA:
- a CDS encoding cation:dicarboxylase symporter family transporter yields MKTWISYLAATALALAATLLFGDSTVFQQLMYTITALLVQLGGFVLIPLVFFGFSSGIASLRKDSKGFVFSRTTILWSLFSTLLLAISGAVVFRFFPTYFPASSSAGTDATSLSVLAPQSLSTLFESLLPINPFYTLASAESFLLPVIIIALVFGYFLKPNVEVIRPAYVTMNSLSETMFRLTRSFAILGHLFVFFAASYWFSHLQQEGTIFVAGRFLLMLLGSTLAVLLFILPLLFAIATRFKINPYQVLYRMLAPALAALFSGSIFFSTPISIPLSRHNLGCQKRVSATAFPLYTLIGRGGSAMIATLSILSLLYAATATMPTDKVILIVALTSAMFSFASPLYLGYEVFFISIIALQFLKIDLYGAEMTLIALMPILNGLGILIDSYIAAFGSMYTCHRMGVLVESAYRDIQ; encoded by the coding sequence ATGAAGACGTGGATTAGTTACCTAGCTGCAACAGCCTTGGCGCTGGCTGCAACCCTATTATTCGGGGATTCGACTGTTTTTCAGCAGCTGATGTACACCATCACTGCCCTGTTGGTACAATTGGGTGGTTTTGTCTTGATTCCCTTGGTATTCTTTGGATTTTCTTCAGGTATTGCTTCCCTGAGAAAGGATAGTAAAGGATTTGTCTTCAGTCGAACGACCATACTTTGGAGTCTATTCTCCACACTGTTGCTCGCTATTTCTGGAGCAGTCGTATTCAGGTTTTTCCCCACCTACTTCCCAGCAAGCAGCAGCGCAGGTACTGATGCAACGTCCCTATCGGTCCTTGCTCCACAGTCCTTGTCCACACTCTTTGAGTCATTGCTCCCCATTAATCCATTCTACACATTGGCAAGTGCTGAAAGTTTCCTACTTCCAGTAATTATCATTGCCTTGGTTTTTGGATACTTCCTGAAGCCGAATGTTGAGGTAATCCGACCTGCATATGTGACGATGAACTCCTTGAGCGAGACGATGTTCCGCCTGACGCGGTCCTTTGCCATTCTCGGCCACCTTTTCGTCTTCTTTGCTGCCTCCTACTGGTTCAGCCACCTGCAACAGGAAGGAACCATCTTTGTTGCTGGAAGATTCCTGCTGATGTTGCTGGGCTCCACGCTTGCCGTACTCCTTTTTATACTGCCTTTACTGTTTGCCATTGCCACCCGATTCAAGATAAATCCATACCAGGTTCTCTACCGAATGTTAGCTCCAGCATTAGCAGCGCTCTTTAGTGGAAGCATTTTCTTTTCCACTCCTATCAGCATTCCACTCTCCAGGCATAATCTCGGATGTCAAAAACGAGTTAGTGCTACCGCTTTTCCCCTTTACACGCTTATCGGGAGGGGAGGGTCGGCTATGATTGCGACATTGAGCATTCTCAGCCTGCTGTATGCCGCAACGGCTACAATGCCTACAGACAAGGTCATTCTCATCGTTGCACTCACCAGTGCTATGTTCTCCTTTGCCAGCCCTCTGTATCTTGGGTATGAGGTTTTCTTCATCTCCATCATAGCCCTACAATTTTTGAAGATTGACCTCTATGGTGCAGAGATGACCTTGATTGCCCTTATGCCGATACTTAATGGCCTCGGAATTCTCATTGATTCCTACATTGCTGCTTTTGGGTCTATGTATACCTGTCACCGGATGGGGGTATTGGTTGAAAGTGCCTACAGGGATATCCAGTAA
- a CDS encoding aldo/keto reductase has translation MEYKAFGKTGHTSSRVLFGAAAFWDVSQREADKTLGLLLDNGINHIDTARSYGDAELRIGPWMKEHRSSFFLASKTNKRTKEEALVELKETLTRLQTDYLDLWQLHYLVEPDEWKTTMSEGGALEAAIEAKEQGLVRFIGVTGHGVEAPSAHLRSLEVYDFDSVLLPYNYTMMQNSLYREQSQKLFKVCRERDVAVQTIKSLARGELGEKEKIYATWYDPLTDEDSIQRAVHWVLSNEQVFLNSTGDIRILPHILKAAQQPIIKPSDEEMEALVKKEAITPLFS, from the coding sequence ATGGAATACAAAGCATTCGGAAAAACCGGCCATACCTCAAGCAGGGTGCTCTTTGGAGCTGCTGCTTTTTGGGATGTAAGCCAAAGGGAAGCTGATAAGACGTTGGGCCTTTTGCTCGATAATGGGATCAACCATATCGATACCGCTAGGAGCTATGGAGATGCGGAGTTACGCATAGGTCCCTGGATGAAAGAACATCGTTCCTCTTTTTTCCTGGCTTCAAAAACCAATAAACGCACCAAGGAAGAGGCTCTGGTGGAGTTGAAGGAGACCCTCACCCGTCTTCAGACCGATTATCTTGATTTGTGGCAACTTCACTATCTTGTGGAACCGGATGAGTGGAAGACCACGATGAGCGAGGGGGGAGCCTTGGAGGCTGCCATTGAGGCAAAAGAGCAGGGATTGGTCCGTTTCATTGGCGTAACTGGCCATGGAGTTGAAGCCCCTTCAGCACATCTGAGGAGTCTGGAAGTCTATGATTTCGATTCGGTTCTCCTGCCTTACAACTATACCATGATGCAGAATTCGCTCTACAGGGAGCAATCCCAAAAGCTTTTTAAGGTATGCAGGGAGAGAGATGTTGCAGTGCAGACCATCAAGAGCTTAGCGCGTGGAGAGCTTGGGGAGAAGGAAAAGATCTATGCTACCTGGTATGATCCTCTTACCGATGAGGATTCCATCCAGAGGGCAGTCCATTGGGTTCTTTCCAATGAGCAGGTGTTTCTGAACAGTACTGGAGATATTCGCATCTTGCCTCATATTCTCAAGGCAGCACAGCAACCAATCATTAAGCCAAGTGATGAAGAGATGGAAGCTTTGGTAAAGAAAGAGGCAATAACACCGCTATTCAGCTAA
- a CDS encoding alpha-amylase family glycosyl hydrolase — MITRDFRISVRTRTEIDFFPALFPSDADLGDLYKQATELAYLFNTKVKAKGGNDWVSSAKLHASAVLHQLYQSVLSHYLSYSEPDFFTRLTTLVNKNHAAQEVLAFYMKEFPSPLLVEQGLPLEYFYEESLRGYFIHQVMQENPALMKATKPFLAPEGLSFPKAAQAVTALMGGYTLSSASMTNSDEDIFSFLTRPAKLYPDSLTDQISFIIETWGELIPQRLKELLLKAIDVVKEEEKPHFPGDGGSPVMVVPDYTLYDQEYEAFTTDRNWMPNVIMLAKSTLVWLDQLTKEYEYPIDTLDKIPDRELDHIATRGFTALWLIGLWERSTASKKIKNLCGNPDAEASAYSLKNYEIAEVIGGWPALDNLRKRCASRGIRLASDMVPNHCGIDGDWVFEHSDFFVQQSYPPFPSYTYDGPNLSSHPDVEIKLEDHYYDRSDAAVTFRRRDLRNGDTTYIFHGNDGTSMPWNDTAQLDFLNPVTREAVYQQIKHVASNFPIIRFDAAMTLAKKHIQRLWYPKPGHGGDIAGRAQYGMDEAEFNRQIPKEFWREVVDRINEELPDTLLLAEAFWMMEGYFVRTLGMHRVYNSAFMNMLKNQENQKYRETIKNTLNFDPEILKRFVNFMNNPDEETAIAQFGDGDKYFGVCTLLVTMPGLPMFGHGQVEGYREKYGMEYRRAYWDEKPNEYLIGEHYRRIFPLLKKRYLFSGVDNFQLFDLYRDGEVQQSAFCYVNGTEHERVLVLYNNQYEVVEGWIKSSAQKVKKSNGDKYLEEVSLAEALNLTVGGRRYVITDSFSDGLTYMKPSLKVFDEGFFVHLRGFETKVYLNIREVEDTDGIYSALYEQMGDSGIANFEQEILALRLKPVYKAMDHFLSPSFHKQVKRLMEGKATSKTERTLILLLAEAYTHLSAVVENLHPEARKSLPSIPREISPSSMLEEIQRMSSLFSKEESRLFMQGTRILDEMESVMAAALFLKPFLSEDATISDAMVASDKLLLSRFFSKQLCEAGFEQELARKACHSAAILAASAHMVNDSEDDPRKILATLLEDPSLRAYAQVNEHQGVTWYTKEAMQEIIYLSALSLAIHKGMTNAQEYVKTLMEAETEALYKLDRLLG, encoded by the coding sequence TTGATTACACGTGATTTTCGTATTTCAGTTCGCACAAGGACTGAAATTGATTTTTTTCCAGCGTTGTTTCCGTCAGATGCCGACCTTGGAGATCTCTATAAGCAGGCAACTGAACTCGCTTACCTTTTCAATACGAAGGTAAAAGCAAAGGGAGGAAATGACTGGGTCTCCTCGGCAAAACTCCATGCCTCGGCTGTCCTGCATCAACTCTACCAGAGTGTTCTTTCCCACTACCTGAGTTACAGTGAACCTGACTTCTTTACCCGCCTGACCACATTGGTCAACAAGAACCACGCAGCCCAGGAAGTACTTGCCTTCTACATGAAGGAGTTCCCGTCCCCGCTCTTGGTCGAGCAGGGACTGCCTCTGGAATACTTCTATGAGGAGTCTCTCAGAGGCTATTTCATTCATCAGGTTATGCAGGAAAACCCTGCACTCATGAAGGCAACAAAGCCATTCCTCGCCCCTGAAGGACTCTCCTTCCCCAAGGCTGCCCAGGCTGTCACCGCCTTGATGGGGGGATATACCCTCTCCAGTGCATCGATGACCAATAGTGACGAGGACATCTTCTCCTTCCTCACCAGACCAGCAAAACTCTACCCTGATTCCCTGACCGACCAGATCTCGTTCATCATTGAGACCTGGGGGGAACTGATTCCCCAACGCTTGAAGGAGTTGCTCCTGAAAGCAATCGATGTGGTAAAGGAAGAAGAGAAGCCCCACTTCCCGGGAGATGGGGGAAGCCCTGTTATGGTCGTACCCGACTACACCCTCTATGACCAGGAGTACGAGGCATTCACTACCGACCGGAATTGGATGCCCAATGTAATCATGCTTGCCAAATCCACCCTTGTATGGCTGGACCAGCTGACCAAGGAGTATGAATACCCTATTGATACCTTGGACAAGATTCCTGACAGAGAGCTCGATCATATTGCAACCAGGGGGTTCACCGCACTCTGGCTTATCGGACTATGGGAAAGAAGCACCGCAAGCAAGAAAATCAAGAACCTCTGTGGCAACCCTGATGCGGAAGCCTCCGCATACTCCTTGAAAAATTACGAGATTGCAGAAGTCATCGGAGGATGGCCTGCCTTGGACAACCTTCGAAAGCGGTGTGCCAGCCGAGGTATCAGACTTGCCAGTGACATGGTTCCAAACCATTGTGGAATAGACGGGGATTGGGTCTTTGAACACAGCGACTTTTTCGTCCAGCAAAGTTATCCACCCTTCCCTTCCTATACCTATGATGGACCAAACCTCTCTTCACACCCGGATGTTGAGATCAAGCTGGAGGATCATTACTACGATCGCAGTGATGCTGCAGTAACCTTCAGAAGAAGGGATCTGAGAAATGGGGACACCACCTACATCTTCCATGGCAATGATGGCACTTCGATGCCCTGGAACGATACTGCCCAGCTGGATTTCCTCAACCCGGTAACACGGGAGGCTGTCTATCAACAGATAAAGCATGTTGCCAGCAACTTTCCCATCATCCGCTTTGATGCTGCAATGACGTTGGCAAAGAAACACATCCAACGACTCTGGTATCCTAAACCGGGCCACGGAGGAGATATTGCCGGGCGTGCTCAGTATGGTATGGATGAGGCTGAGTTCAACCGTCAAATCCCCAAGGAGTTCTGGAGGGAGGTGGTGGACAGGATCAATGAGGAGTTGCCTGATACACTGTTGCTTGCAGAAGCGTTCTGGATGATGGAAGGGTACTTTGTCCGCACCTTGGGAATGCATCGCGTGTATAACAGCGCATTTATGAACATGCTCAAGAATCAGGAAAACCAGAAATATCGAGAGACCATTAAGAATACACTTAACTTCGACCCTGAGATCCTTAAACGGTTCGTAAACTTCATGAACAACCCAGATGAGGAAACTGCCATCGCCCAGTTTGGGGATGGGGACAAGTACTTTGGTGTTTGTACTTTGCTGGTAACCATGCCAGGGCTTCCCATGTTCGGCCACGGACAGGTTGAAGGGTACCGGGAAAAATACGGTATGGAATACCGCCGTGCATATTGGGATGAGAAACCCAACGAATACTTAATTGGGGAGCATTATCGAAGGATCTTCCCACTCCTGAAGAAACGATACCTTTTCAGTGGCGTTGATAATTTCCAACTCTTCGATCTTTATCGTGATGGGGAGGTTCAACAGTCTGCATTCTGCTACGTGAATGGAACAGAACATGAACGGGTCCTGGTTCTATACAACAACCAGTATGAAGTGGTGGAAGGATGGATAAAATCCTCTGCCCAAAAAGTAAAGAAATCTAATGGGGACAAGTACCTTGAGGAAGTCAGCCTTGCTGAGGCTTTGAATCTGACGGTGGGAGGAAGACGGTACGTTATCACGGACTCTTTCAGCGATGGCCTAACCTATATGAAACCTTCACTCAAGGTCTTCGACGAAGGATTCTTTGTACACCTCCGTGGGTTTGAGACCAAGGTATACCTGAATATCAGGGAAGTTGAGGACACCGATGGAATCTACTCTGCTCTGTATGAACAGATGGGAGATTCAGGCATTGCAAATTTTGAACAGGAAATCCTTGCACTCAGGCTCAAACCAGTCTACAAGGCAATGGATCACTTCCTTTCTCCATCCTTCCACAAGCAGGTCAAACGTCTGATGGAAGGCAAGGCAACCAGTAAAACAGAACGTACACTTATTCTCTTGTTGGCAGAAGCATATACACACCTCTCGGCAGTTGTAGAAAATCTACATCCCGAGGCTCGAAAGTCACTACCCTCCATTCCCCGGGAAATAAGTCCAAGTTCCATGCTTGAGGAAATCCAGAGAATGAGTTCTCTCTTCAGCAAGGAAGAGAGCAGACTCTTCATGCAGGGAACCAGGATTCTTGATGAGATGGAATCAGTCATGGCTGCAGCGCTCTTCCTGAAGCCCTTCCTCAGTGAGGATGCAACCATAAGCGATGCAATGGTGGCAAGTGATAAGCTGTTGCTCTCCCGTTTCTTCTCCAAACAACTATGTGAGGCTGGTTTTGAACAGGAACTTGCAAGAAAGGCTTGCCACAGTGCAGCCATCCTGGCCGCCAGTGCACATATGGTAAACGACAGTGAGGATGACCCAAGGAAGATTCTGGCCACACTGCTTGAAGATCCTTCTCTCAGGGCATACGCCCAGGTCAATGAACACCAAGGGGTGACATGGTATACCAAGGAGGCAATGCAAGAGATTATCTATCTTTCCGCTCTCTCCCTTGCAATCCATAAGGGGATGACCAATGCACAGGAGTATGTAAAAACCTTGATGGAGGCAGAGACGGAAGCACTCTATAAACTTGATCGGCTTTTAGGGTAA
- a CDS encoding aminopeptidase P family protein yields the protein MSVINERVEKLRSLMDKHNLDGWIINGTDPHQSEYVCERWRSRAWISGFTGSAGTVIITQEDALLWVDSRYFIQAQQQIEGTCFQMMKIDTPSFPDPSTYLKEHLPKDSKIGIDKATLTIQGEQDLRRVFDEDLALVPSDDLLDFIWQERSEVPAKPVTSLSDDVAGFSRSQKLAMVRYAMVQKGASYTVISSLDDIAWITNLRGDDVPYSPVFLAYLVVGKTDAWLFTNPGRFTDELTQDVSEDFTILPYEDVATTLRSVLKEDDVLYFNPEKINLLVAETFGDCETITGLDFTTDLKACKNDTEMEGMRKAHLLDGVALVNFLARLDTKHGRYTEIAISDLLKEQRLRNPDCIGESFSPISGWAEHGAMCHYSATEESNSVVEGSGLLVLDTGGMYTFGTTDVTRTILFGEPTEEQIRDYTLVLKGNLAMASARFPEGTCGYQLDVLARQFLWQQGLSYFHGTGHGIGFRLNVHEGPHSISPKPLSVPLKKGMVVSDEPGLYKEGRHGIRIENIVAVREDVKTEFGQFLSFEVLTICPFERRLIDRNLLSAQEIAMVDAYHRWVYEELKHLVDPTAMEYLKGATKPL from the coding sequence ATGTCAGTAATTAACGAGCGGGTTGAAAAACTTCGCTCCCTCATGGATAAGCATAACCTTGATGGATGGATCATCAATGGGACAGATCCACATCAAAGTGAGTATGTATGTGAGCGATGGAGGAGCCGCGCTTGGATAAGTGGCTTTACCGGAAGCGCAGGGACGGTCATCATTACCCAGGAGGATGCACTTCTCTGGGTCGATTCGCGCTACTTCATTCAAGCTCAGCAGCAGATTGAGGGGACCTGTTTCCAGATGATGAAGATTGACACCCCTTCGTTCCCTGACCCCAGTACCTATTTAAAGGAACATCTGCCGAAGGATAGCAAGATAGGAATTGATAAAGCTACGTTGACTATACAGGGTGAGCAAGACTTGCGAAGAGTCTTCGACGAAGACTTGGCACTGGTTCCCTCGGATGATCTGCTGGACTTTATCTGGCAGGAAAGAAGTGAGGTGCCTGCAAAGCCGGTGACCTCTCTTTCCGATGATGTTGCCGGGTTCTCACGTAGTCAGAAGCTCGCCATGGTTCGATATGCCATGGTGCAGAAAGGTGCCTCCTATACAGTTATTTCTTCCTTGGATGACATTGCCTGGATTACCAATCTCAGGGGAGATGATGTTCCCTATAGCCCTGTCTTCCTTGCCTATCTTGTAGTGGGGAAGACTGACGCTTGGCTTTTCACCAATCCAGGGAGGTTTACGGATGAACTTACCCAGGATGTAAGTGAAGATTTCACCATTCTTCCCTATGAGGATGTGGCCACTACCCTCAGGAGTGTTTTGAAAGAGGATGATGTTCTCTACTTCAATCCTGAGAAGATTAACCTCCTTGTTGCAGAGACCTTCGGGGATTGTGAAACGATCACCGGTCTTGATTTCACCACTGACTTGAAGGCCTGCAAGAATGATACCGAGATGGAAGGGATGCGCAAAGCGCATCTGCTTGATGGGGTTGCCTTGGTCAATTTCCTTGCCCGTCTCGATACCAAGCATGGACGCTATACGGAAATTGCCATCTCTGACCTTCTGAAGGAACAGAGGTTGCGCAATCCTGATTGTATTGGAGAATCTTTCTCGCCCATTAGTGGATGGGCAGAGCATGGTGCAATGTGTCACTACAGTGCAACAGAAGAGAGTAATTCGGTGGTTGAGGGAAGTGGGTTACTCGTCCTCGACACTGGAGGGATGTATACCTTTGGAACGACCGATGTAACCCGGACGATTCTCTTCGGCGAACCCACTGAGGAGCAGATCAGGGATTATACGTTGGTGCTGAAAGGCAATCTTGCCATGGCCTCTGCACGATTCCCTGAGGGAACCTGCGGGTATCAGTTGGATGTCCTGGCAAGGCAGTTCCTTTGGCAACAGGGATTGAGTTACTTCCATGGTACCGGACATGGTATCGGATTCCGTCTCAACGTACATGAAGGCCCTCACTCCATCAGCCCAAAACCGCTCTCTGTTCCCTTGAAAAAAGGTATGGTGGTCAGTGATGAACCAGGCCTCTACAAAGAGGGACGGCATGGGATCCGAATAGAAAACATTGTAGCGGTCAGAGAGGATGTGAAAACAGAATTTGGCCAATTCCTGAGCTTTGAGGTCTTGACCATTTGTCCGTTTGAACGCAGATTGATAGACAGGAACCTGCTTTCAGCCCAAGAGATAGCAATGGTTGATGCATATCATCGTTGGGTGTATGAAGAGCTGAAACATCTCGTGGATCCAACTGCGATGGAGTATCTAAAGGGTGCAACAAAGCCCCTCTAG
- the gpmI gene encoding 2,3-bisphosphoglycerate-independent phosphoglycerate mutase — protein sequence MVDALKKMGKISRKGPVVLVIMDGVGFGKYKEGDAVASALTGTLNKLYKANPWTKLKAHGTAVGLPSDDDMGNSEVGHNAMGCGRVFAQGAKLVNASISTGAMYEGPTWKKLINNAKEKQSTLHFIGLLSDGNVHSHIDNLKAMILQAKEEGVSKVRVHALLDGRDVGELSALDYFDPFEEFLAGINDEGFDAKIASGGGRMVITMDRYNANWNMVKKGWETHVLGEGRLFDSAHEAITVLREESKAIDQDLPPFVIAKDGKPVGTIEDGDSVILFNFRGDRALEITKAFEAEELTEFDRKRRPDVEYAGMMEYDGDLHVPSQFLVTPPAIDKTLAEYLCASKVKQFSISETQKFGHVTYFFNGNKSGKFDNSLEEYVEILSDIVPFEERPWMKCAEIADRVIDEVESGKWDFIKLNFPNGDMVGHTGNYQAVVCSMEGLDLQIGRIYKSVMEAGGVMVITADHGNADDMFEHAKDGSVKYKENGDPQSKTSHSLNPVPCIICDSNYQGEYETELKSGLGISSIAATCMNLLDFEAPSEYDPSIITVK from the coding sequence ATGGTTGATGCATTGAAGAAAATGGGAAAGATTTCCCGCAAAGGTCCAGTAGTCTTGGTCATCATGGATGGCGTAGGCTTTGGAAAATACAAGGAAGGCGATGCGGTTGCATCTGCATTGACAGGAACACTGAACAAGCTGTACAAGGCAAATCCTTGGACCAAGCTCAAGGCCCATGGTACGGCTGTTGGCCTTCCTTCAGATGATGATATGGGTAACAGTGAGGTAGGCCACAACGCTATGGGTTGTGGAAGGGTTTTCGCCCAGGGTGCAAAACTGGTCAATGCTTCCATATCCACAGGAGCCATGTATGAGGGCCCTACATGGAAGAAGCTGATCAACAATGCAAAAGAGAAGCAATCTACTCTCCACTTCATCGGTTTGCTGAGTGATGGGAATGTACACTCCCACATCGACAACCTCAAGGCTATGATCCTCCAGGCAAAAGAGGAAGGTGTTTCCAAGGTTCGTGTGCATGCACTACTCGATGGAAGAGATGTTGGTGAACTGAGTGCCCTCGATTATTTCGATCCCTTTGAAGAGTTCCTTGCCGGCATCAATGATGAAGGTTTTGATGCAAAGATTGCCAGTGGTGGTGGAAGAATGGTTATCACCATGGACCGCTACAATGCAAACTGGAATATGGTCAAGAAAGGTTGGGAGACCCATGTATTGGGTGAAGGACGGCTGTTTGACAGTGCCCATGAGGCTATTACTGTACTCCGTGAAGAGTCAAAGGCAATCGACCAGGACCTGCCTCCCTTTGTTATCGCAAAGGACGGCAAGCCGGTTGGAACCATCGAGGATGGGGACAGCGTCATTCTCTTCAACTTCCGTGGAGACCGTGCTCTGGAGATTACCAAGGCTTTTGAAGCTGAGGAACTTACCGAATTTGACCGCAAGCGTCGACCCGATGTCGAGTATGCAGGGATGATGGAATATGATGGGGACTTGCATGTTCCTTCCCAGTTCCTGGTAACACCCCCGGCAATTGATAAGACACTTGCTGAATATCTTTGCGCATCCAAAGTCAAGCAGTTCTCCATCAGTGAGACCCAGAAGTTCGGGCATGTAACCTACTTCTTCAATGGGAACAAGAGTGGCAAATTCGACAATTCTCTTGAAGAGTATGTAGAAATCCTGAGTGATATCGTCCCCTTTGAGGAAAGGCCCTGGATGAAATGTGCTGAGATTGCTGACCGTGTCATCGATGAGGTTGAAAGCGGTAAGTGGGACTTCATCAAACTGAATTTCCCCAATGGCGACATGGTTGGCCATACCGGCAACTATCAGGCTGTTGTCTGTTCAATGGAAGGTCTTGACCTGCAGATTGGCAGAATCTACAAGTCGGTCATGGAAGCAGGTGGCGTGATGGTGATCACAGCCGACCATGGAAATGCTGATGACATGTTCGAGCATGCCAAGGATGGCAGTGTGAAGTACAAGGAGAATGGTGACCCCCAGTCCAAGACCAGTCACTCACTCAATCCTGTTCCATGCATCATCTGTGACAGCAACTACCAGGGAGAGTATGAGACAGAGCTCAAGAGTGGGCTTGGGATCAGCAGTATTGCAGCGACCTGTATGAATTTGCTCGACTTCGAGGCCCCAAGTGAGTACGATCCAAGTATTATCACGGTGAAATAA
- the lgt gene encoding prolipoprotein diacylglyceryl transferase, giving the protein MTLFIEFPNWISPEIIPGLPLRWYGLMYVVAFSVAYLMIRLQARKGEIAIDADQTLNLVLYCVVGLILGARLFSVLFYDGSFYYWTHPWMIFWPFRGGRFIGLPGMSYHGGLVGAVIGGWIYSRKYNLSFFSIADTVAYAAPLGYTFGRLGNFINGELFGRVSTKPWAMVFPDAPSFSTNYAWVREIADQLGIAYESGAMVNLPRHPSQLYEALFEGIVLFLFLWFVIRPRRDKHPAGFALVWYTAGYGLVRFFIEYFRAPDENLGYIIALGSESDNIALLQSFFNFSMGQLFCLAMIVSASIFAVFLKRREGVKHVSN; this is encoded by the coding sequence ATGACCTTATTCATCGAATTTCCCAATTGGATTTCGCCGGAAATCATACCCGGCCTGCCCCTCAGATGGTATGGTCTGATGTACGTGGTCGCTTTCAGTGTTGCCTACCTGATGATCCGTCTCCAGGCAAGAAAGGGTGAAATAGCTATTGATGCTGACCAAACACTGAACCTGGTATTGTATTGTGTAGTAGGCTTGATTCTTGGAGCACGGTTGTTCAGTGTTCTCTTCTACGATGGTTCCTTCTATTATTGGACGCACCCTTGGATGATCTTCTGGCCTTTTAGGGGAGGGAGATTCATCGGACTGCCTGGCATGAGTTATCATGGCGGGTTGGTAGGGGCCGTCATCGGAGGATGGATCTATAGCAGGAAGTATAATCTCTCCTTTTTTTCCATTGCCGATACGGTAGCCTATGCAGCTCCACTCGGGTATACCTTTGGACGTTTGGGCAATTTTATCAACGGTGAACTCTTTGGAAGGGTCTCTACCAAACCTTGGGCGATGGTTTTCCCTGATGCTCCATCCTTTTCAACTAATTATGCATGGGTACGTGAGATAGCTGACCAGCTAGGTATAGCCTATGAAAGTGGGGCTATGGTTAACCTGCCCAGACACCCCAGCCAACTCTATGAAGCCTTGTTCGAAGGAATTGTGCTATTCCTTTTCCTCTGGTTTGTAATCAGGCCAAGAAGGGACAAGCATCCAGCAGGGTTCGCCTTGGTGTGGTATACGGCAGGATATGGGCTTGTTCGCTTTTTCATCGAATATTTCAGGGCTCCTGATGAGAACCTGGGGTATATCATTGCCCTTGGTAGCGAGTCAGACAATATTGCCCTATTGCAATCCTTTTTCAATTTTTCCATGGGCCAGCTCTTCTGCCTGGCCATGATTGTTTCAGCAAGCATCTTCGCCGTTTTCCTGAAACGGCGAGAAGGAGTCAAGCATGTCAGTAATTAA